In Planctomycetaceae bacterium, the genomic window TGCTGCGGCAACCAGACTCAGGCCGCCCGCATCCTCGGTCTCAACCGCAAGACCATCTACCGCAAAGTGAAAGATTGACCCTCCACTCGCCAGTGTACCATTCGCCCGGCCGCGCCGCTGATCTGCCCGCGGATGACGGAATCCGCAATGCAGCGATTCCGGACACCTCCCTGTCCGGAAGCGTCAACTACGCACGCACGGCAGGCAAGTCTATCAACACTTTCGCTCGCCCAGCCGCTGGTGACAACGCCGTCCCCGGGGTCTAAGCTGCATTCATCGCCGCTTTGGCCGATGAATTGATTCGGCAGGACACCGACTGCCGTTCACTGGCAGCTCAAGAGGCGGCAACGTTCAACGCACGATCTATCCGCCAGCGCGTCTGCCGCCGGACAGACCGCAATTCGACGATTCAGAAAAGGGACACGAACACGCGATGGCCGCAACGATCAGTGACTCATGGACTCGCATCGCAGCGTGGTTGCGGGCAAACGCTCCCGATGACTTTGCGTTCCTTCAGGGACCGGCATCTCCGGAAGAGATTGACGCAGTGGCCGCGCAATTCGGAATTGAGATTCCTGACGATTTCAGGCAACTGTATGAACTCATGAATGGTACAGATCCCAATGGCGAATCGGCTGGGCTTTTTCCGTCTGTCGACGAATGGGATGACATGGCATTTGGACCATTGGCTCTGGACCAGATCGTTTACGACTGGCAATTGCAGAAAGAGCTGGTCGAATGCGGAGACTTCGCTGATCGTGAACCGGAATCATGCGATTCCGGCATCGCAAACGAATGGTGGAATGTTGGCTGGATCCCATTCGCTTCGAATGGTGGCGGCGACTACTACTGCATCGACATGGCTCCGACCGCCGACGGAACGAAAGGCCAGGTCATCACGCACTCACATGAATCCGGCGAGCACAAAGTACTTGCGCCGTCACTTTCTGCCTATCTCGGCGAATTGGCGGATGGCCTGGAGGCGGGGCAGTTCGAGTACACGGACTACGGTATGCAGCGGATCGAAACCGAAGATTGATGCTGGACAATCACACGGATGCATCGAAGTGCAGGCGGCGTTCTTCGCGAGCCTGCGCGATTCCACCCGCAGGCATCTGAAGCCGTGTTCAATCATTTTTCAGGCCGATTATGGCCGGCGGCCCCTGTCGAAAACCGGCATGAGCACCACAAAGATCAATACTCCCGTGGCGGTGAGCCACCCCGCCCCGTAAATCGGCCGATGCTATAGGAATCTGCGCAGTTATTCTCCATCGCCGAGACATCGGCAGAGGAATCGCTGCGGGAGACTCGCGACAAAGTGCAGGAAATTCTGTTAGCGGTGGCCGTACTGAAAGCCAGTGTTTTCGCTGATCCACGCACTCTCACCAACGGCCTCCGGTACTCGGAGTGAACATGGGACAAAGTGCCGTGTGTATTCGGTCTTTTGCTCACGGACTGCGAGCATAACCAGGTGCCGTCACACTTGCGTCAATCCCGGCTTCACTCAAGATTTGCCGACGCGTACTCTCCGTCAGTTGCGGCCAAACGCGAACCAAGGCGAACAGACGCGAATCGAGTTCAAGTGCACCACCCTGCGCACCACCGACGCTCTGAATAGCCGTTTCAACAAGCGAATTCGCTGATTGTTCGACTCCTGTAGGGACCATCCTGCGGTCGCCCGTCGACGGTAACTCATGCGAATGGCCGGGAAAAACGCTTGGTTTTTCGCGGCCATCGCTCGTTAGTACGGGCCTGCTTCTACAGCGGCAAATGCTCTCGACAGGAGTCGAACCTGCACGGGATTGCTCCCACATGCCCCTCAAGCATGCGTGTCTACCAATTCCACCACGAGAGCGTGATCGTCCGGCTGATGTCGGAAGCAGAATGGAAGAATCTGTGGATGACACAACGACGCCGGGTGGGTTCGGTGTCTTCGCGTTCCGACTCGGCGGAAAGATAACAGGGAACGCGTTGCGGCTTCAAGTAACGCGATGCGAGCGTGCAGGCGATTCCAACCTCGTTGTGGATGGTTGTGCGACTGTGATGACGGATGGCCGCTGTGCCGATCCGGAGCGGCGAGTGTCGGTGACGGTCTGCCTGCGTTATCGGCCAGACCAGTGCCGGTATTTTCCCCCGGATTGCATTGCCAGTTGCTGCAGCCATGTCAGGTCGCGCGTTTCCGGCGAACCGATGCCGAATTCGACGACATGAATCCTCGCGCCGCTGCGGTTCGCGTTTCGGATATCGCGAAGATCGGCGGGAGCCAGGCGGGGTTCTGTGCCGTCGGTGAGGAAATAGACCACTTCCGGATCCAGACGCAGTGCGGCAAGGATGGCCGGCTTGTGTTCCGTGCCGGCTGTCGCTTCCTGGCTGCTGATTGCCGCGCAGGCCAGATCCACGTGGATCGTGTCAGCCGGGTACCAGTCTTTCTGAGGGCGGTTGCGAAGATTGATGAGCTGCGGAGGCCCGTCGTCGTAGAAGATGACCTGGAACCGCTGATGGGGCTGAAGCTGACGCAGGCTTGCCTGCAACTGAGCCTTCGCCAGCCGGAGGCGTTGCTCCTGACTCATACTGCCCGAGATATCGATGACATACACAAATCTCTGCCCGGAGTCAGCGATCTCCATGAAGGATGTTTCGCCGGGGCCGGGAGTCGGTGACCCGGATGCTCCGCGCCCGGATGTTCCCGACGGCTGAATCAACTCCGGAACGCCGCCCTGGGTGCCGCTGAGTCCAGCCAGTGGTGCTCCGGGACCAATGACGGCGGGTACTTCGTTGAGCATTGCTGCCGTGGACGAATTCGTCGACTGCAGATCTGTTTTCCCCAGTAGTTCGGCGACGGTTGGTGCTTCCTGCGGCACGACATCCTGCGGCGGGCGCTGCGAAGCGGGTTGAATGACGTCGGCGTCCTGGGGCTGGTCGGCCGGCCGGTCAGACACGGCGTCTGATGAGTCGTTGATGGCGGTCAATCCGATATCTCGGAACTGCTCGCCACCGGCATCGGCGGGTTGTCCCTGCTGACAGCCTCGCAGCGACCAGCCAGCGAGTAACAGCACCAGCACATGCAGAACCAGCGATCCCAGGCTGCTGGGAAGCAGCGACTTCCATGCGGTTGTGTCAGCCTGCAGTGCTGTTGGCTTGACGTTCACGATGTCTGTTCCCCGGCTTCGGAAAACTGGCGGCGAACCGAATTCCCGGAAACGCCGAATGCACACATCTGAAAGAGCACCGCCGGCACACCATTTCCACATGGCGAACGGGCAGGCAGTTCATGGCAGGTGTCGGCCCGCGGTTCGCTCTACTTTCGCCTTACTGTCCGGTGTCCGCTGGTTCCTGTTCTGTCGGCTCGGGATTTGCCAGCGCTTTGATTCGCTCGATCACCTGCGGAGTCAGGTTTTCTTCGACGACGCCTTCAGGAGCGTGGAAAACGAACGTGTCTTCGGGAATGGCTTCATTCAGCGTCAGCTTGCGAAAATCGAGTGTCACCAGCGGGCGGACGAGCGTTTGCGCGGGATCGGGGTGTTTCTTGAGGTATTGGATTCGTCGCGGCAGAAGTGCATCGGCGTCGACGTAAACGCGGACGAATTCGGGCACGGTGTCCGGCAACTGCGAGGTTGAATCGGTGGCATTAAAGAAGGTCCGCAGACTGGTGTCGGACCAGCGGCCCGTGAGCACCAGGAACCGTGTCTGACCGATCGTTTGTTCGCGAACGGGGCCGAATTCCATGACTGCCTGTAGTTTCGCCAGCAGCGCGTGAAGTCCGCCGACGCCAAGATCCTGCAGCATGCGAGTTGCGTCTTCAGACCCGGCCTGCGGAACGGCTTCGAGGATTTCCCGGATGTCCTGGCGATTCAACTGCTGCAGACCTCCGTTGTTCCACAGAGTCCACAGAGTCCCGCCGTCGCTGACCTGAATCAGCGAAGCGGTTGGTTTCAGTTCGGTGGTGTCTTCGGGGTCTTCGTTGATTCCGTCTGTCTGAGTGTCGGAAGCTTTGACGGATCGAACGGGAAACATCTGGAATTCGAGCCGGATGCGATTGCCGGATGCCTGCGTGTAGTGTCCGGTCGCCAGAAACCGGGAGCCGGACATCACGACAGTTTCGTTCAGATCGGCCGACAGGGAATCCAGCGAGTCGAGTTTTTCGCGGACGGTATCCAGGACTTCAGCGGCCGTCTGAGTCGGTTCGGAGGCGGCGCCGGGAGCGGCCGATCCCGCCGGTTCCTGCGTCGGCTGTGCGGCGAAAATCAGCGGAGCGGCCTTCTGCGCCCCGGTGACGGCAAAAACTGCCGCCAGGAGCCCCAGCATCCGGAATGTCAGACTTTGCGGTTTGTGCTTCATGTTCGGAAAGTAGCGGATTTGCCAAAGAATGGAGTTGTCATATCCCGACATTTGAGAGTGAAAGACCGATTTCGGTTGTCGCTCGGGCACGCTGCAGCGGGCCGCGGCGGCGATCGGATTCTATGCCGTTGGGCATCGTTGGGTCGACTGGAAAAGGTCAGGCACTGCATTCCGGCAGCCCGATCACTGACGAACTTCACAAAACATACGCTGATTTGACCGGTGGCCGTTGGTTCGAACTGTCATCACGATACGGAAGGGGTTGCAATGAGGTACTACTTTCTGGCTCTGGGCGCCCTGATGGTCGTCTGCATGGGCTGCGCCGGAATCGGTGGCGGAAGCAGCGTGCTGAAAACGAACGAGCATATTGCTCCGCCGGCCGCGATGCTGCAGCACCCCGGACCGATGGTTGACGGACCTGGTCCGGGAGTCCTTGGAATTCTGGCTTCTCAGGGAGCCGCCGGAGGTATGGGAATGCCCGCAATGGGATCCCAGAACACGCAGGTGAAATTCACCGGTGACCAGGCTGGCATGATCGTCGGCTGGAAAGTCGGCGACGGTTTTGCTGAAAGTCAACTGGTGGTTCCCGGCCGCTATGACTTCGCACAGAACGCGGTTTACCAACTGAAGTTCTCCAACATTCCGGAATACCCGTCGCTGCAGCTGTACCCGACGCTGGAAGTTCGCGGTGCTCACCCGACGACGCTGGCCTATCTGGAACACAACAGCGTGCCGGTGGAAATCACCAACGAAGACCTGGATCACGTGCAGAGCAACAACATGGTGACCAAGGTCATCTATCTGCCGAATCCGGAGTTCCAGGCACGAGCCATCGCGGGTGTCGAAACGCTGGTTTCCACAAAGCTTGATCCGGGTGTCGATCCCGTGCAGCAGGCGGAAAAGATGGGAACCATCATGCTGGTCCTGCGGTTCGGCAACAAAGATCTGGAAATGAATCCGATGACCACCATGGCGGCGGACGGGACTCTGCAGCAGGTGTCTCACACGGTGATGGAAGGTGCCGACGGACAGTTTGCTCCGCCAACTCCGATCGCGTGGATTCCTCAGGATGTTCAGGGAGTTCCTTCGGCCATGATCGCGGCTGGTTATGGCGTTCCCGGTCAGGCTCCGATGCCGATTGCCGGAATGGGACCGACTCCTCCGTGGGGTATGCCGATCACGGGAACTCCGATTGGTCTGCCCGGACCGCCTCATCTGCCGCTTGGCGGACCAGCGGGACTGCAGTCACACACGATTCGCAATCTGTCGCAGAACAACGTTCCACAGCCGACCGACCACATGCTGATTGATGTGAAGCACAACCCCGGATTCAACATGCCGGCTCCTGTGAAGCACATTCAGTACAGCGAAGATCATCCGGTCCATGCTCCGGGAGAAGTCAGTCATCCGCAGTCCAGGGCTGCTGAGATCTACGGCTTCTAGTTGGAAGTACGAGGGAAAAGGTTACCGGGGGGCGATTTGGGGAACTTCTCCGAGTCGCCCTCTTTTCCCGTTTGAACGTCAGCGAAGGAATCGCCGAGATGGCTTTTGAGCGAGGAATTCCGAGAGCAGGGATGACCGCCGTCGCGTGGATGCTGGCGTTTGCCGCGCTGGCCACATCGACGGCCTTTGCTCAGCCGGGATACCACCAGCCGCTGAACCAGCATGTTCCGCCTGGCAAAGCGGCCGGGTGGATGAATCTGATTCGGCGATACGACCCGAGCTGGCTGCAGCCCGTGCGTGTCGAACTTCCCAGCACAGGAGACGTCGCCGTGTTTTCCGCGTCGTCTCAGCCGTCTGCGATGGCGGCGGCTCCGGCGACGTTCGCGGTCAACGCCGGTCACGTCTATCGGCTGCAGGTCAGCAACATGCCGGAATTTCCCGGTGTCGAACTTTTCCCGACCATTGAATTGCTGGATCACCTGCATCCGCCGGTTGGTCGTGAAGATGAATTTCCCATTCCCGTCCCGCTGGCGGCCGACGATATCCGCATCGCTCTCAGCGGTCAGATGGTGACGCGAGTCATCTATCTGGAACAGCCGCAGACGGCACAGGCACTGGACCCGCTGCGTCGGGAGTTTCCGCAGTCGGTCGGCCCGACGGACAATGCTCTTGAAGAAGCGGACCGGCTTGGCCGTCCGATGATGATTGTTCGCATCGGCAGCCGCCGACCAATCGACGGGTCGACTCCTGCATCCTTCTTTGGAACAGGTGGAGCGGTCGAGCCGCGAGCCACGGTTCTTCCGCCGGAATTCGTCGACGCTCGCCCGGCGACCCCGTCGACAGCAGCGATCCGGTCGCTGGTTCAGCGTTAGTTTCGCTCGCCAAACATCCCTCCCTGCAGCCAACATGAACGCCATGCTCAGTTCTCAATCAGACGCCGCACGATTCGCTCCTGCGTCGCGAAGCTCCTGGACGACGGTTTCGGCCTGGTTCGCGGGGCTGGCGTGTCTTCAGGGCATGCTGCTGACCGGATGCGCGATGCCGGGATCAATGCAGGCTTCGAGTGACCACGTCTATTCAGCACAGTCTCCCGGCGGGATGAACGAACACGTCGGCGCTGTTGCCTGGCCGGATGAAGAATTCTCCGCGTCACCGGCGGCCGCCTCAGTACCGGTCAGCCGCGCGGACTATGGTGATGGCATTACTCAGCACCGTGACGCGTCAGAAGCTGGTGTTCAACAGGTTGTCGGTCGTGAAACCGAGCCCGAACCTGCTGACATCAACAGCATTGTCGATCCCAAAGTCATGCGCGTGTCCTATGAAACCGGTGCCGCGTTGAACGGTCGTGTCGCGACGACGCATCCGCTGGCCACATTTGCCGAGGCGGAACCGCGAGTCTGCGATCCCGCTCAGTCCGAGTACGGCATCCCCGCGGAAACCGTGGGAGCCGCGCTGGTCGACACGTATCCGGAAGAATACATCTTTGACGGCGGCGACCGAGGCGAACCGGTTCACTATTACGGCGGTTCGATGAAAGGTCTGGAGACCGAAGACACGGTCGTGGAATACAGGAATCACGACGGCCGGAATCAGGTGCGCCCGTCCAATCGAGTTGCAGTTTATGCTCCGCGGTTCGGTTCGGTGCGCGCTGTTTCCGGTCCGCATAACGACATCAAGGTCGACAAGGTTGTGGGAGCCGTCGAGGTGTCAGGCGTCGGCAACCTGCTCGCCAGCAACGGCCATGCGGAAAGCATTGAACACACGCTGGTCGAAGGCGTCCAGGCTCGCCATCGCGCCGACGGAGTCGAAACGGACATCATTCCGCATTCCAGCGAGCAGGCGGATTCCGCTCATCAGAACGCCAAGTTCGACGCACGGCACGAGAGTCGCCATTACAGCGCCGCGAACTCGCTTCAGGCAAGATTCACGGCAAAACAACGCCAGCAACTGCAGAACGCCATCGTGTGGACGCGCGAAACGTTCCCGCAGGTTTCGGCAGCCACGTCACAGTCAACTCAGATCCGGGCAACGTTTAAGGCTCAGGAAACCATCGGACTTGAAGACCAGCGCAAGGAAGGTCCGCTGCGAATTATCAAGCTGGCCGACAAGGAAACCGCTCAGGCCGGCGAAATCATCACGTTCACGATTCATTATCAGAACCTGAGTGATTTCGAAGTCACCGACGTGCGCATCATCGACAACCTGACTCCTCGGCTGGCATACGTCGACGACAGTGCTCAGGCGGATCTGCCCGGCGAAACAATTGTCGAACCCAACGGCGAGGGCAGTCACCGTCTGATCTTCGAATTCGACGAACCGCTGCCGGGACGTGCTTACGGCACGATTATCTTTTCAGCACGCGTGCGGTAGACGAGACAGGTCGCCGCAGCGGATCGAAGACGCAACCTCGTTGTGCATCGTCTCAAACGTTCGATGGCGAAGCGGCAACCGTGACCTCGCGGACCTTGCATCCGTGCATCAGCTTCATGGAGACTGTCCCGGCGGTGTCGGATTTTGCTGATGCCTGCGGTTCCTCTAGCTGTCTGCGCACCAGCTTTGCATCGATCGGTTTGCGGCCTGACGGAATATGCAGGAGCCCGGCGATCCGAACGTCAGCGTCACCCTTCGGCAGACCACCGATGGAGCGGCCATGCAGTTCGCTGTGGATCCGTTCGGCGATCTTCGAAAGCACGTCGATATTCAGACCGGTCAGCAGGACCAGCAACTGACCGGGAGAGTTCCGTACGATGGAATCGGCCGGCCGGACGTTTTCGCGAATTGTTTCCGCGACATCGCAAAGCAGCTCGCTTCGATGATCCACAGTATTTGGCAGCGTCACGCACAGGAAACCGGTGGACGTGTTGTCAGCGTGATTCCTGCTCAGTTCCGCCGGCAATGCCTTTTGCAGATAGTCCGGGCTGTACGTTCCCGTCGATTCGTCAAGCCACTGGCTGTAGTCGACGTCCTGTTCGTCGTCGTCACTGGTTTCGCTGACGAGTGCTTCGCGGACTTCTGTCATTCGGCCTGACGTGACGCGGGACAGGTGACTTCGCATGGCGATTTCCACCAGTGCCGCCTGCGCGCGGGCAAGGATGGCTTCGCGACTCGGAACGCGGCCAACGTCGATGCTGAATCCGCTGGCCAGTTCGCTGACTCGGCAGTCGACGTCGGCCAGCAGACGAAACACTTCGTCCGGCCTCAGACCAAAGTCCAGAATCAGCAGCTTTTCCAGACCCTGCCGGGCACACTTCACATTGCGGACGACTTCTTCCATGTAGTCGGAACAGCAGCGGGACGCGATCAGCGCCGCGGCCAGCGACGACCGGGAGTGTTCTGTGTTTGGCAGCACGTCTTCGATGGAACGATGATGCACGGCGATCGATTCGACAATTGTCGGGTCCAGACTCCATTTTCGGCACAGGCCAACGCTGACATCAACGTGCGTGTATCCCAAAGCTTCCTGTTCGCGCTGGAAGGTTGTCCGGTCATCGCGAACGTCCAGAACGCTGTCGACGTAGCTCTGTCCGCACGTCGCCAGCAGCGCCAGACGGCCAATATCCTGCAACAGCCCCGCCAGGAACCATGTGGGCGCGTCCAGCGTTGGAATGCGTTCCGCCAGAGTCTCCGCCGTGGATGCCTGCAGCAGCGATTCGCGCCAGATTTTCTGAAACCACGGGCGAAGATCGTCGGTCTGACTTTCCAGTTGCGCCAGTGAGAATCCCAGCACCAGCGTCTGGACCATGGTCGTTCCCAGCAGCGGAACAGCGGCCTCAATCGACGACGGCTTTCGGCGAACGCCAAACAGAGCGGAGTTGGCAAACTTCAGAATCCGCCCGGCGATGGCACCATCGGCACGAATCGTGTCGATCAGTTCCTGCATGTCCGGTTCCGACTGCTTCGCAATCTGAATGACTCGGACGGCGACTTCCGGAAGCGTGGGCAACTGGTCGGATGACAGCACGCGTTCGAGCGAGATTCGGTTCATGACGATTGTTCCGATGAAACAGCGGGACGGGCTCCGCCTCGCCGACGGAACTCTCTTTCCTGGCGTCATCGAACGGAACGGCGGCAAGTTGCCCGGAAAGTCCGCAGCCTGACCGAACAGGAGAAACTCGGCCGTTTGTCCCGACCCGAAAATCCGGCAACCGCGCGGGGCGTCGCCGGATTGCGGCTCACCACTGGTTTTCACTTATCGCCCGCGGTCGGACATCATCGATGTGGCGAGTTCTGAACCGCCTCGTGTTCTGTCCATCGTAAATTGATGTGTGCCACTGGCTGTGCCAGTGCCCTGTGGTCCGGAAAACACTGGCACAGACAGGGGCACACGACCCACCGATCCACGCCTGACAAAGCACTCGCGAGAACGACATCGTTACTGTGGTTCGCGATTCCGAAGCATCGTCGAAGAGATGTCGACACGAAAATCGTGCTCCGGGATTCCGTGGAACAGTCTCGCCAGATCCGACGGCACCGGCAGGTCTTCGATAGTCTCAAAACGATCCGCCGGAGTTCCTTCCCGTAACCGGCCGGCGACCAGAAAGCGATGACCGCCCGCCGCGAGCGCAGACAGCGCGGAGATCATTCCTCCGGGTTCGTTGCCGTAAAATCGCGGGTCGAGAATTCTTCGAGCGGTGTCGAATCCCACGACGAACGAACAACCGGGAAACAGAGCCGACTTCTGAGCAAACAGCGGAGCACGCGTCAGGGCAACGACTTCTCCTCGCAGTGATATCAGGCGATTCCGCAGTTGCCAGTTCGTGAGTTCCGGCTTATCAGCGTTTGTCACCGAAATCTCAAAGACGACGGACACACCCAGCATTCGTTCGGCAACGCTCCTTAGCCGGCGATGGCCATTGTGAACGGGATTGAACGATCCCGGCAGAACGGCGACATTCGTCAGCGAAGAAAGTTTCTGCACTTCGCCGGACGAGTGAAGCAGGACGATGCGGTGCTCGTCATCCGGCAGCGGAACGACCGGTTCTTCAGAATGTTGCGTCGGTCGCGCGTCAGACACGTCACATCAGTTTCAATTCGGAAGGCCACCGTCGTTTCGGCCTGGAGAACTCCATGACGACAGTTTCCTGCGTCGACGACATCGCCGCAACTCTGGTCAGTTCACTCGTTCGCACCGAACAGCGGATTGTGTTTGCGGAAAGCTGCACAGCGGGACTAATTTCCGCCAGTCTGGCAAGGATTCCCGGAGTTTCCGCGGTTCTGGCGGGATCGTCGGTGGTCTATCAGGTGGCCACAAAAATCGCCTGGCTGGGCATCGATGAGGCGCTGCTGGATAACCCCGGCCCCGTCAGTCGTGAAGTCGCCGAGCTGATGGCGGTCAACGTGCTTCGCAACACCAG contains:
- a CDS encoding SMI1/KNR4 family protein; translated protein: MAATISDSWTRIAAWLRANAPDDFAFLQGPASPEEIDAVAAQFGIEIPDDFRQLYELMNGTDPNGESAGLFPSVDEWDDMAFGPLALDQIVYDWQLQKELVECGDFADREPESCDSGIANEWWNVGWIPFASNGGGDYYCIDMAPTADGTKGQVITHSHESGEHKVLAPSLSAYLGELADGLEAGQFEYTDYGMQRIETED
- a CDS encoding VWA domain-containing protein, whose translation is MNVKPTALQADTTAWKSLLPSSLGSLVLHVLVLLLAGWSLRGCQQGQPADAGGEQFRDIGLTAINDSSDAVSDRPADQPQDADVIQPASQRPPQDVVPQEAPTVAELLGKTDLQSTNSSTAAMLNEVPAVIGPGAPLAGLSGTQGGVPELIQPSGTSGRGASGSPTPGPGETSFMEIADSGQRFVYVIDISGSMSQEQRLRLAKAQLQASLRQLQPHQRFQVIFYDDGPPQLINLRNRPQKDWYPADTIHVDLACAAISSQEATAGTEHKPAILAALRLDPEVVYFLTDGTEPRLAPADLRDIRNANRSGARIHVVEFGIGSPETRDLTWLQQLAMQSGGKYRHWSGR
- a CDS encoding HDOD domain-containing protein — encoded protein: MNRISLERVLSSDQLPTLPEVAVRVIQIAKQSEPDMQELIDTIRADGAIAGRILKFANSALFGVRRKPSSIEAAVPLLGTTMVQTLVLGFSLAQLESQTDDLRPWFQKIWRESLLQASTAETLAERIPTLDAPTWFLAGLLQDIGRLALLATCGQSYVDSVLDVRDDRTTFQREQEALGYTHVDVSVGLCRKWSLDPTIVESIAVHHRSIEDVLPNTEHSRSSLAAALIASRCCSDYMEEVVRNVKCARQGLEKLLILDFGLRPDEVFRLLADVDCRVSELASGFSIDVGRVPSREAILARAQAALVEIAMRSHLSRVTSGRMTEVREALVSETSDDDEQDVDYSQWLDESTGTYSPDYLQKALPAELSRNHADNTSTGFLCVTLPNTVDHRSELLCDVAETIRENVRPADSIVRNSPGQLLVLLTGLNIDVLSKIAERIHSELHGRSIGGLPKGDADVRIAGLLHIPSGRKPIDAKLVRRQLEEPQASAKSDTAGTVSMKLMHGCKVREVTVAASPSNV
- a CDS encoding CinA family protein, which produces MTTVSCVDDIAATLVSSLVRTEQRIVFAESCTAGLISASLARIPGVSAVLAGSSVVYQVATKIAWLGIDEALLDNPGPVSREVAELMAVNVLRNTSHAMISASVTGHLGPDAPPELDGIAWCAVAVRNNSGQPIIRESRRLKLLSPAPSSDPLEIRRARQQDAVRQVLLRCKAVIDGSATRDAD